A DNA window from Tenuifilaceae bacterium CYCD contains the following coding sequences:
- a CDS encoding membrane protein: MGIYVIMIIFFVVSFLVGQQLRSKFAKYSQVSLPKGLSGKEVAELMLSRHGINDVRVISVAGQLTDHYNPTDKTVNLSPEVYNGRSIAAAAVAAHECGHAIQHAQNYAFLQMRSSLVPVVSVASRYVQWVLLAGVILLQAFPSILMIGVIMLALTTLFSFITLPVEFDASRRALAWLNSSGLIYGENAENARDALKWAALTYVVAALGSLATLLYYLGLLNGNDD; this comes from the coding sequence ATGGGTATCTATGTTATAATGATCATCTTTTTTGTAGTGAGTTTCCTGGTGGGGCAGCAATTGCGGTCTAAGTTTGCCAAGTATTCACAGGTATCCCTACCAAAAGGATTAAGTGGGAAAGAAGTGGCTGAACTGATGCTTTCGCGGCATGGTATAAACGATGTAAGGGTTATATCGGTGGCAGGGCAGCTTACGGATCATTACAATCCAACTGATAAAACGGTAAATCTTAGCCCCGAGGTATATAACGGGAGGAGTATTGCTGCGGCAGCGGTTGCCGCTCATGAGTGTGGGCATGCAATTCAGCATGCACAGAATTACGCATTTCTACAAATGCGCTCATCGTTAGTGCCAGTTGTTAGTGTAGCATCTCGCTATGTGCAGTGGGTATTGCTTGCCGGTGTTATTTTGCTACAAGCATTTCCCTCAATACTGATGATAGGCGTAATTATGCTGGCTTTAACAACTCTATTTAGTTTTATAACATTACCAGTTGAGTTTGATGCATCGCGAAGAGCGTTGGCTTGGCTTAATAGTTCAGGATTGATTTATGGCGAAAACGCTGAGAATGCCCGCGATGCCCTAAAGTGGGCCGCCTTAACCTATGTAGTTGCTGCGCTTGGTTCATTGGCCACGCTACTTTACTACCTTGGACTCCTTAATGGTAATGATGATTAG
- a CDS encoding DUF5103 domain-containing protein → MFINISIYSDINRLKISFLIITLMLCYGNNNTLGAKNVLDNTKFVENYCLPSIKSVKAYRTGRDLNNPIVELNSDETITVEFDDLSDEGSSYDYTFIHCTYNWQSSDLIYMDYCNGFEYNRVDNYRNSMGTIQSYIHYSLSFPNDQVNFKISGNYILKVVDSYDHDKVVLLQRFMVVEPKLSMNAKIRQSLDPSLTFTSQQMELEVDVKPLGSIDPDHDIVTVVCQNGQTDNQLVGIKSTYISQDKIRYTSPECLIFDGCNEYRNINIKSYSYQTPQIVRIENYGAEMHVRLSPDFNNFRQDYSENPDLDGKYIVKRDDSNDSNVEADYAWVYFTLNIPELENTDVYVYGEFTGWAINPDYKLTYNHQSNSYELKALLKQGYYNYRYVTVDGASGIVSHSRLEGNHYSTENTYQVTVFYKSPSVRYWRLVGIKTISSRFTVN, encoded by the coding sequence ATGTTTATCAACATATCCATATATTCAGATATTAATAGATTAAAGATCTCATTTTTAATTATAACCCTAATGCTTTGTTATGGAAATAACAACACATTGGGGGCTAAAAATGTTCTGGATAATACGAAGTTTGTCGAAAATTATTGTTTACCATCAATTAAATCGGTTAAGGCATACCGTACTGGGCGCGATTTGAACAATCCGATAGTTGAGTTAAATAGCGATGAAACTATTACCGTGGAGTTTGATGATTTGTCGGATGAAGGTTCATCGTACGATTACACTTTTATTCATTGCACCTACAACTGGCAGTCATCCGATTTAATATATATGGACTACTGTAATGGATTTGAGTATAACCGTGTGGACAATTATAGAAACTCCATGGGTACAATACAGTCGTATATTCATTACAGTTTAAGCTTTCCTAACGATCAGGTAAATTTTAAGATTTCGGGCAACTACATTTTAAAGGTAGTGGATAGTTACGATCACGATAAAGTGGTTCTCCTGCAGCGATTCATGGTGGTGGAGCCAAAGCTTTCGATGAATGCAAAAATACGCCAGAGTTTGGATCCAAGCCTTACATTCACTTCTCAGCAAATGGAATTGGAGGTTGATGTAAAACCTTTAGGAAGCATAGATCCCGACCACGATATCGTTACGGTTGTTTGTCAGAATGGGCAAACCGATAATCAGTTGGTTGGAATAAAATCGACTTATATATCTCAGGATAAAATTAGGTATACATCGCCCGAATGTTTGATTTTTGATGGTTGCAACGAGTATCGTAATATCAACATAAAATCATACTCGTACCAGACACCCCAAATTGTCAGAATAGAGAATTATGGAGCAGAGATGCATGTTAGGCTGAGTCCCGATTTCAATAATTTTAGACAGGATTATTCCGAGAATCCAGATTTAGACGGTAAGTATATTGTAAAACGTGATGATTCCAACGATAGCAATGTTGAGGCTGATTATGCCTGGGTTTACTTTACTTTAAATATTCCAGAGTTAGAAAATACTGATGTCTATGTTTATGGTGAGTTTACTGGCTGGGCTATCAATCCAGATTACAAATTGACCTATAACCACCAAAGCAACTCTTACGAGTTAAAAGCTCTGCTTAAGCAGGGTTACTATAACTATAGGTATGTCACTGTTGATGGGGCATCAGGTATAGTTAGCCATTCTAGGTTGGAGGGGAATCACTACTCAACCGAAAATACTTACCAAGTAACGGTTTTCTACAAGTCACCATCGGTTAGGTATTGGCGATTAGTGGGCATAAAAACGATAAGCAGCAGATTTACGGTTAATTAG
- the nqrA gene encoding Na(+)-translocating NADH-quinone reductase subunit A, translating to MPKVIKIKKGLNIPLKGLAEKVLMRADMAETYAVKPADFPGLTPKLNVQVGDKVKAGNPLFHDKYRPEITFNSPVSGEVIEVRRGDRRVIEEVVVKADESISYEQFEASNPTQQNRDQVIDLLLKSGAWPYIRQRPYGIIANPADKPKAIFISCFDTAPLAADMDFIVNGEQESFQAGIDALKRLTDGEIHLGLNADFPASTVFGKVKGVQTHLFTGPHPAGNVGVQIHHIDPINKGEIVWVVNPSDVIIIGRLFLKGIYDASKVIALAGSDVIKPRYYRLISGTRIDSIIKDNLVKTENEHRIISGNVLTGTMVEKIGFLGFYDNMVTVIPEGKHHEFFGWMAPGLNKFSASRTFLAKLIPGRKYNLDTNINGGKRAYVLTGQYEKVLPMDIYPVHLIKAILANDIDKMEQLGIYEVVEEDFALCEYVCTSKIEVQEILRNGIESMIKELS from the coding sequence ATGCCAAAGGTTATAAAGATAAAAAAAGGGTTAAACATACCGCTTAAAGGGCTTGCTGAAAAAGTCCTTATGCGAGCAGATATGGCCGAAACCTATGCGGTAAAACCTGCAGACTTTCCTGGCCTAACTCCGAAATTAAACGTTCAGGTTGGCGATAAGGTGAAAGCAGGCAACCCTCTCTTTCATGACAAATATCGCCCTGAAATTACTTTTAACTCTCCGGTAAGCGGAGAAGTTATTGAGGTTCGAAGAGGCGATAGACGTGTCATTGAGGAAGTTGTTGTAAAGGCAGACGAAAGTATCAGCTATGAACAATTCGAGGCTTCAAATCCAACACAACAAAATAGGGATCAAGTAATTGATCTGCTATTAAAATCGGGAGCATGGCCCTACATCCGCCAACGGCCCTACGGGATAATTGCAAATCCAGCCGATAAACCCAAAGCAATTTTTATCTCTTGCTTCGATACTGCTCCGCTTGCAGCTGATATGGATTTTATTGTAAACGGGGAACAGGAATCGTTCCAAGCGGGTATTGATGCGCTAAAACGCCTGACTGATGGTGAAATTCACCTTGGCTTGAATGCCGACTTCCCAGCATCAACTGTATTTGGGAAAGTAAAGGGTGTCCAAACTCATCTGTTTACGGGCCCTCACCCTGCTGGAAACGTGGGAGTCCAAATACACCATATCGATCCAATTAACAAGGGCGAAATCGTTTGGGTAGTTAACCCTTCCGATGTAATAATTATTGGACGCTTATTCTTAAAAGGAATATACGATGCTTCAAAAGTTATTGCTCTTGCAGGATCCGATGTGATAAAGCCCCGTTATTACCGTTTAATATCGGGAACTCGGATAGATAGCATCATCAAGGATAATTTAGTAAAAACTGAAAACGAGCATAGAATTATTAGCGGCAATGTGCTAACCGGAACAATGGTTGAGAAAATTGGATTCCTAGGTTTTTACGATAACATGGTTACTGTTATCCCCGAAGGGAAACATCATGAGTTTTTTGGATGGATGGCCCCTGGACTAAATAAGTTCAGTGCATCGCGCACATTCCTAGCTAAACTTATTCCCGGCAGAAAGTACAACCTCGATACCAATATAAATGGCGGAAAACGGGCTTACGTTTTAACAGGTCAGTATGAGAAGGTACTTCCAATGGATATCTACCCTGTACACCTTATTAAAGCAATACTTGCCAACGATATCGACAAAATGGAGCAATTGGGTATTTACGAGGTAGTTGAGGAAGATTTTGCATTATGCGAGTATGTTTGCACCTCAAAAATTGAGGTTCAGGAAATCCTGCGTAACGGTATAGAGTCTATGATTAAAGAATTAAGTTAG
- the nqrB gene encoding Na(+)-translocating NADH-quinone reductase subunit B codes for MKALRRHLDKIKPHFQKGAKFGMFHSTFDAFETFLFVPDKVTSKGSHIRDFIELKRTMTVVILALMPAMLFGMWNVGYQHSLMIGELWTLWQNFWFGFLKVLPIIIVSYGVGLSIEFAFAQSRGHDVNEGFLVTGLLIPLIMPVNVPLWMVAIATAFSVIIGKEVFGGTGMNVFNPALLARAFLFFAYPSHMSGDKVWIAISEGDKVIDGFSGATPLANAAAHQMDKIPSIYDMFMGFIPGSIGETSTLAILIGAAILIFTGIGNWKIMLSTVIGGLTAGYLFNIFAVNPYMEVPAWHHLLMGGFAFGAVFMATDPVTAAQTDKGKWIYGFLVGFMALLVRVLNPAYPEGMMLSILLMNAFAPLIDYYVVDANIRKRLKRAKKVAKS; via the coding sequence ATGAAGGCATTACGAAGACACTTAGATAAAATTAAGCCACACTTCCAAAAAGGAGCGAAGTTTGGTATGTTCCATTCCACCTTCGATGCATTTGAAACCTTCCTATTTGTTCCCGATAAGGTAACTTCAAAAGGAAGTCATATCCGCGATTTTATTGAACTAAAGCGGACCATGACCGTGGTTATTCTGGCCCTTATGCCAGCAATGCTATTCGGTATGTGGAATGTTGGTTATCAGCATTCGCTTATGATTGGCGAATTGTGGACTCTATGGCAAAACTTCTGGTTTGGGTTTCTAAAGGTATTACCTATCATAATTGTAAGCTACGGCGTAGGTCTTTCCATTGAATTTGCTTTTGCGCAATCGCGCGGACACGATGTTAACGAAGGATTTTTAGTAACAGGATTACTGATCCCGTTAATTATGCCAGTAAATGTACCACTTTGGATGGTTGCAATAGCAACGGCATTCTCGGTAATTATTGGTAAGGAGGTTTTTGGTGGAACCGGGATGAACGTATTTAACCCTGCATTACTGGCCAGAGCATTTCTATTCTTTGCATACCCTTCACACATGTCGGGTGATAAAGTTTGGATTGCAATAAGCGAAGGCGATAAAGTTATTGATGGATTCTCCGGAGCAACCCCTTTGGCTAATGCCGCTGCACACCAAATGGATAAAATACCATCGATTTACGATATGTTTATGGGATTTATTCCTGGATCGATTGGAGAAACCTCCACATTGGCAATTCTTATAGGCGCTGCAATACTTATATTTACAGGAATTGGTAACTGGAAGATTATGCTTTCTACAGTAATAGGAGGACTAACAGCTGGCTATCTTTTCAATATTTTTGCGGTTAACCCATACATGGAGGTTCCTGCATGGCATCACCTATTGATGGGTGGATTTGCATTTGGGGCAGTGTTCATGGCAACCGATCCCGTTACAGCCGCTCAAACCGACAAGGGCAAGTGGATTTATGGTTTCTTGGTTGGATTTATGGCGCTGCTGGTGAGAGTTTTAAACCCAGCCTACCCCGAAGGTATGATGCTTTCGATACTTCTTATGAACGCCTTTGCACCATTAATTGACTACTACGTGGTTGATGCAAATATTCGTAAGCGCTTAAAAAGAGCAAAAAAGGTTGCTAAATCATAA
- the nqrC gene encoding Na(+)-translocating NADH-quinone reductase subunit C → MIMGILDNLRKMDRNSNLYTFLYASGMVILVAALLAIAATSLKPAQQKNKETEKKIDILKSLGKADGVETASNKHKFVEDAFNKYIAEMFVVNSKGDKVEGVDAFSIDLKAEFAKPLEQRNLPIYKATLDDQSVKYIIPLRGRGLWGPIWGYISLNDDFNTIYGATFAHQSETPGLGAEINTAEFQKQFVGKSIFDVNNKFVSIAVVKGGADKSDPHGVDAISGGTLTSKGLEAMIKDCLSSYETYFNNQKNKNHE, encoded by the coding sequence ATGATTATGGGAATACTAGATAATTTAAGAAAAATGGATAGGAATAGCAACCTATATACATTCCTTTACGCATCGGGAATGGTTATTTTGGTTGCTGCGCTCCTTGCCATTGCTGCAACATCGCTAAAGCCTGCGCAGCAAAAAAATAAGGAAACCGAAAAAAAGATAGATATACTAAAATCGCTTGGAAAAGCAGATGGAGTTGAAACCGCATCGAATAAGCATAAGTTTGTTGAGGATGCTTTCAACAAGTACATCGCGGAGATGTTTGTGGTTAACTCAAAAGGTGATAAAGTTGAAGGAGTAGATGCCTTCTCTATCGATCTTAAGGCTGAATTCGCAAAACCGCTTGAGCAAAGAAATCTCCCAATTTATAAAGCCACTTTAGACGATCAAAGTGTAAAGTACATAATTCCTCTCCGAGGGAGAGGGCTTTGGGGTCCAATTTGGGGATATATCTCATTGAATGACGATTTCAATACGATTTATGGAGCAACCTTTGCTCATCAAAGCGAAACGCCTGGCCTTGGTGCAGAGATAAATACGGCTGAGTTCCAAAAGCAGTTCGTTGGAAAATCAATTTTCGATGTTAACAATAAGTTTGTGTCTATAGCCGTGGTAAAAGGAGGAGCAGATAAGTCCGATCCTCATGGCGTTGATGCCATCTCTGGTGGAACCCTTACAAGTAAAGGTCTTGAGGCAATGATTAAAGATTGCCTAAGTAGTTACGAAACATACTTTAACAATCAAAAAAATAAAAACCATGAGTGA
- the nqrD gene encoding Na(+)-translocating NADH-quinone reductase subunit D, with product MSEIKEKESWFSAKNLKLLTEPINSKNPITVLVLGICSALAVTVKMKPAFVMAISVMIVTAFSNLIISLLRNTIPNRIRIIVQLVVIAALVILVDELLKAYVYDVSKQLSVFVGLIITNCILMGRLEAFALGNKPWPSFVDGIGNGLGYGLILLVISFFRELLGSGTIWGYRVISESFYVNNGGFYENNGMMILPPMALILVGIIIWIQRSRNRKLIEE from the coding sequence ATGAGTGAGATTAAAGAGAAAGAATCATGGTTCTCGGCCAAGAACTTAAAGTTGCTTACTGAACCAATTAATTCAAAGAACCCTATTACCGTTCTGGTTTTGGGAATATGTTCAGCATTGGCTGTAACGGTCAAAATGAAGCCCGCTTTTGTAATGGCGATTTCAGTAATGATTGTTACTGCTTTTTCAAATCTAATTATATCGTTGCTTCGCAATACAATTCCTAACAGAATTAGAATTATTGTTCAACTGGTTGTCATTGCTGCCTTAGTTATTCTTGTTGATGAATTGCTGAAAGCTTATGTTTACGATGTGAGCAAACAACTATCGGTGTTTGTTGGATTAATCATCACGAACTGTATTCTAATGGGACGCCTTGAAGCATTTGCTCTGGGAAATAAACCTTGGCCCTCTTTTGTCGATGGAATTGGAAACGGCCTGGGATACGGGCTTATTCTACTGGTAATTTCGTTTTTCCGCGAATTATTGGGATCGGGAACAATTTGGGGATACCGTGTAATATCTGAATCATTTTACGTTAATAATGGTGGTTTTTACGAAAATAACGGTATGATGATTTTACCCCCAATGGCGCTTATTTTGGTTGGTATCATTATTTGGATACAACGCAGTAGAAACAGAAAACTCATTGAGGAATAA
- the nqrE gene encoding Na(+)-translocating NADH-quinone reductase subunit E: MENLINIFVRSVFIDNMIFAYFLGMCSYLAVSKTVKTSTGLGVAVVFVMLVTVPVNYLMNKYLLLPGALSWLDPSFASLDLSFLSFIMFIAVIASIVQLVEMIVEKYSPSLYNALGIFLPLIAVNCAILGGSLFMQEREYETLAEATVFGFGSGFGWFLAIVSIAAIREKLKYSDIPKPLRGLGIAFILTGLMGIAFMTFMGIKL; this comes from the coding sequence ATGGAAAATCTAATTAATATATTCGTTCGCTCAGTCTTTATTGATAATATGATTTTTGCATACTTTCTAGGTATGTGCTCGTACTTGGCTGTATCAAAAACCGTAAAAACATCAACAGGACTTGGAGTCGCAGTAGTTTTTGTAATGCTTGTTACCGTTCCTGTAAACTACTTAATGAACAAATACCTTCTGCTCCCAGGGGCTCTTAGTTGGCTCGATCCGAGCTTTGCATCGCTCGATCTAAGTTTCCTATCATTCATTATGTTTATTGCAGTTATTGCTTCTATAGTACAACTCGTAGAAATGATTGTGGAGAAGTATTCACCCTCTCTTTACAATGCATTAGGAATTTTCCTTCCGCTGATCGCTGTAAACTGTGCAATTCTTGGTGGTTCATTATTTATGCAGGAGCGTGAGTACGAAACCTTAGCCGAGGCAACCGTATTTGGATTTGGATCTGGTTTTGGCTGGTTTCTGGCAATTGTTAGTATAGCAGCAATTCGCGAAAAACTTAAATATTCCGATATACCCAAGCCCCTCAGAGGCTTAGGCATTGCTTTTATTCTAACTGGTTTAATGGGAATTGCTTTTATGACCTTCATGGGTATTAAATTGTAA
- the nqrF gene encoding Na(+)-translocating NADH-quinone reductase subunit F, translated as MILLANSGSILLSAIVVFLLVTLFLVGILLYAKKKLTPSGNVKLNINEGEKVLEVEPGGTLLSTLGNSGIFLPSACGGGGTCGMCKCRVVDGGGSILPTEVNFFTRKQQSNHWRLGCQVKVREDLKIEVPEEVMGIKKWECEVISNHNVATFIKEFKVKLPEGEKLHFKSGGYIQIDVPKLEVDFAKDVDVEKEYRDEWDKFKMWDLKMKNNEETYRAYSMANHPAEDNIIMLNIRIATPPWERERNAFMNVNPGVCSSFIFSRKPGDKVTISGPYGEFFIKDTQNEMMFIGGGAGMAPMRSHIFHQFHTVKTNRKATFWYGARSKREIFYEEHFHKIEKEFPNFKFNIALSEPKPEDNWDGYVGFIHQVIYDNYLSKHDAPEDIEYYLCGPPAMNDAIQKMLYNLGVPSEMIAFDDFGG; from the coding sequence ATGATATTACTTGCCAATAGCGGCTCTATTTTGCTAAGTGCCATTGTTGTATTCCTGCTCGTTACGCTTTTTCTTGTAGGCATACTACTATATGCCAAGAAAAAACTAACACCATCGGGGAATGTAAAATTGAATATCAATGAAGGGGAAAAAGTTCTCGAGGTTGAACCAGGAGGAACGCTTTTATCCACTTTAGGGAATAGTGGTATTTTTCTACCATCGGCGTGTGGCGGTGGAGGAACCTGTGGAATGTGCAAATGCCGTGTAGTTGATGGCGGTGGGTCTATTCTCCCCACCGAGGTAAACTTTTTCACCCGTAAACAGCAGTCTAACCACTGGCGTTTAGGGTGCCAGGTAAAAGTTCGCGAAGATTTAAAGATTGAAGTACCCGAAGAGGTAATGGGCATTAAGAAGTGGGAATGCGAAGTAATCTCAAACCATAATGTTGCAACCTTTATCAAGGAATTTAAGGTAAAACTACCCGAAGGCGAAAAACTTCACTTCAAATCTGGGGGATACATTCAAATTGACGTTCCTAAGCTAGAGGTCGATTTCGCAAAAGATGTTGATGTGGAAAAGGAATACCGCGATGAATGGGATAAGTTTAAGATGTGGGATTTGAAGATGAAGAATAACGAGGAAACCTACCGCGCTTACTCCATGGCCAACCACCCAGCAGAGGACAATATTATTATGCTTAATATTCGTATTGCCACCCCACCTTGGGAACGAGAACGTAATGCATTTATGAACGTAAACCCAGGTGTTTGCTCTAGCTTTATATTTTCACGCAAACCAGGCGATAAGGTAACGATATCGGGCCCTTACGGTGAGTTTTTTATTAAGGATACCCAAAATGAAATGATGTTCATTGGAGGTGGTGCCGGAATGGCTCCTATGCGTTCGCATATTTTCCATCAATTCCATACTGTAAAAACCAACCGTAAAGCCACATTCTGGTACGGAGCACGCTCGAAACGAGAAATATTCTACGAGGAACATTTCCATAAAATCGAGAAAGAGTTTCCCAACTTCAAGTTCAACATAGCGCTCTCAGAACCTAAACCCGAAGATAACTGGGATGGCTACGTTGGTTTCATACATCAGGTGATTTACGATAACTACCTATCGAAACACGATGCACCAGAGGATATTGAATACTATCTATGCGGACCTCCTGCTATGAACGATGCCATTCAAAAAATGCTATACAACTTAGGAGTTCCTTCTGAAATGATTGCTTTCGATGATTTTGGAGGATAA
- a CDS encoding NAD-utilizing dehydrogenase, whose translation MPTDIILELSPERAADNQSLQKAIAAKLGVSFTDISTFVVTRKSIDARRGKVMVNVGVRVFMPGEPLASDEPTFNYLDVSKANSVVVVGAGPAGLFAALRLIELGYKPIVIERGKLVSDRKRDIALLSRNQGLNPDSNYAFGEGGAGTFSDGKLYTRSKKRGDNKRILHALCNHGASPEILYEAHPHIGTNKLPGIIVNIRENIINHGGEFLFSSKVSEILIDGDKVSGVKLSDGQNIYTKAVILATGHSARDIYGMLLRQGIKIEAKSFAMGVRVEHPQSLIDSVQYHGIQRNEFLPAASYSLVHQIENRGVYSFCMCPGGFIVPAATGVDEVVVNGMSPSLRNSKWANSGIVVEIRLEDLNDYSNYGELAGLEFQHQLEMMAHKHGGNGVQAPAQRLVDFVEGRFSTNLPSCSYHPGLNSSEMNLWLPQHIGARLQQGFKAFGRKMHGYLTNDAVILGVESRTSSPVRIPRDPETLQHVSLSGLFPSGEGAGYAGGIVSSALDGDRCAEAVGRYLSK comes from the coding sequence ATGCCTACCGATATAATCCTAGAATTATCACCCGAGCGTGCTGCCGATAACCAATCGTTACAAAAGGCTATTGCAGCAAAACTAGGTGTTTCGTTTACCGATATATCAACATTTGTGGTTACCCGCAAGTCGATAGATGCAAGGCGGGGAAAGGTGATGGTTAATGTTGGGGTTCGGGTTTTCATGCCGGGAGAACCGCTTGCCTCCGATGAGCCGACGTTTAACTATCTTGATGTTTCAAAAGCAAACTCTGTTGTTGTAGTGGGGGCTGGTCCTGCAGGACTTTTTGCGGCATTAAGGCTGATTGAGTTGGGGTATAAGCCTATTGTAATTGAACGAGGGAAGCTGGTGAGCGATCGCAAACGCGATATTGCTTTGCTTAGTCGGAATCAAGGCCTTAATCCCGATTCTAACTATGCTTTTGGCGAAGGAGGTGCAGGAACATTTTCCGACGGAAAGCTCTACACTCGATCCAAAAAGCGAGGTGATAACAAAAGAATCCTGCATGCGTTGTGTAATCATGGTGCTTCACCTGAAATACTTTACGAGGCACATCCACACATTGGGACCAATAAACTTCCGGGCATTATTGTTAATATCCGAGAAAACATTATTAATCATGGTGGGGAATTTTTATTCAGCTCAAAAGTTTCTGAAATTTTAATTGATGGCGATAAAGTTTCCGGTGTAAAGCTCTCCGATGGCCAAAATATATATACCAAAGCAGTTATTCTTGCTACAGGCCATTCTGCCCGAGATATTTATGGAATGTTGCTTCGACAGGGAATTAAGATAGAGGCAAAATCGTTTGCAATGGGCGTGAGGGTGGAGCATCCTCAATCGTTGATTGATTCTGTGCAGTATCATGGAATACAGAGGAACGAGTTTTTGCCAGCAGCATCGTATTCGTTGGTTCATCAGATTGAAAACCGAGGAGTTTACTCGTTCTGTATGTGTCCCGGTGGATTTATTGTACCTGCTGCAACGGGAGTAGATGAAGTTGTTGTGAACGGAATGTCTCCTTCGCTCCGTAATTCCAAATGGGCAAATTCTGGGATTGTTGTAGAAATAAGGCTCGAGGATTTAAATGATTACTCAAATTACGGCGAATTGGCAGGATTAGAATTCCAGCATCAACTGGAGATGATGGCGCATAAGCATGGCGGCAATGGTGTTCAAGCTCCGGCGCAACGCTTGGTCGATTTTGTTGAGGGTCGCTTCTCAACAAATCTTCCATCCTGTTCATATCACCCGGGGTTGAATTCTTCGGAGATGAATTTATGGCTACCCCAGCATATTGGTGCTCGATTGCAGCAGGGATTTAAAGCATTCGGTAGAAAAATGCATGGGTACTTAACAAACGATGCCGTAATTTTGGGTGTAGAATCCAGGACATCGTCGCCAGTTCGTATTCCAAGAGATCCAGAAACCCTTCAGCATGTATCCCTTTCTGGCTTATTCCCTTCAGGCGAAGGTGCTGGTTATGCAGGAGGAATTGTTTCGTCAGCGTTAGATGGAGATAGGTGTGCAGAGGCTGTTGGGAGGTATTTATCCAAGTAG
- the menG gene encoding demethylmenaquinone methyltransferase — MEEVNKKSENVEAMFNSIASNYDFLNHFLSLGIDKTWRRRLVKQLAKENPRRVIDIATGTADLSIQLAMHHKSVIIDGVDISENMLNVGRNKIWKCQLEGRINLHQGSSLNLPFNDAEYDAAMVAFGVRNFEDLSKGIAEIYRVLRVGGSFYVLEFSMPSKFPMSNFYRFYFRKVLPFIGGLVSGSRSAYTYLPESVFAFPEKEKFIEIMTTVGFKNCTYKRLTFGVASIYIGYK, encoded by the coding sequence ATGGAAGAAGTTAACAAGAAGAGTGAAAATGTTGAGGCAATGTTTAATAGCATTGCCTCAAACTATGATTTTCTGAACCACTTTTTGAGTTTAGGAATCGATAAGACTTGGCGTCGACGTTTGGTGAAGCAGTTGGCAAAAGAGAATCCTAGGCGAGTTATTGATATTGCCACGGGAACCGCCGATTTATCAATTCAACTGGCAATGCATCACAAATCAGTGATCATTGATGGTGTTGACATATCGGAGAATATGTTGAATGTTGGTAGGAACAAGATTTGGAAATGCCAACTAGAGGGAAGAATTAATTTACATCAGGGATCCTCGTTAAATTTACCTTTTAATGATGCAGAATACGATGCAGCCATGGTTGCTTTCGGTGTGCGGAATTTTGAGGATTTATCCAAGGGTATTGCCGAAATTTATCGGGTTTTGAGAGTTGGTGGAAGTTTTTATGTGCTCGAATTCTCAATGCCCAGTAAGTTTCCCATGTCGAACTTTTATCGTTTCTACTTTCGAAAAGTATTGCCATTCATTGGCGGTTTAGTTTCGGGTAGCCGAAGTGCTTATACCTATTTACCTGAATCGGTTTTTGCTTTTCCCGAGAAGGAAAAATTCATTGAGATTATGACTACTGTTGGATTTAAGAATTGTACCTATAAGCGATTAACCTTTGGTGTTGCAAGCATTTATATAGGTTACAAGTAG